The genomic DNA ACGTGTGCTCTTCCGAACTAAAACAAAATGCAAAAAAACCGGCGCGTTACAAAGAAGCGAATAAAATAAAACGAACCATTTAACCCCCCCCCCCCCCCCCCATAAAACTGCAATGCGCACAGCTAATAAGAGTGTTTTCTACATTGTCGGGATAGGCGCCTCTGCAGGCGGGTTGGAGGCTTTCGAGCAATTCTTTACTAACATGCCGTCTGACAGCGGCATGGCATTTGTACTGATCCCGCATCTTGCTCCCGAGCATAAGAGCTTGATGGCAGAGCTGCTGCAGCGGAATACGAAGATGGTCGTCTTGCAGGCTGAAGACGGAATGAAGGCCGATCCGAATTGCGTGTACATCATTCCCCCTGACAGGGATATGGCGATACTGGAAGGGACGCTTCGGCTGCTGGAGCCTGTTGAGCGCAGGGGGCTGCGGCATCCGATAGATTTCTTTTTCCGCACATTGGCCGACGACCAGGGAGAAAAGGCTGTATGTATTGTGCTTTCAGGCACCGGCACCGAAGGAGCTTTAGGGCTGCGCGCGGTAAAAGGAAAAGGCGGACTGGTTATCGTTCAGGATCCGAAGACCACACGGTATGACGGCATGCCTGCCAGCTCCATAGCCACAGGGCTTGTTGACTATATTCTGCCGCCAGACAAGATGCCCGGGCAATTGATGAGTTACATATCTCATGCTTATCCGCATCCTCCCAAACCGGAGGCCAAGGCAGAAAGCAAATTTTCCGAACCCCTGTATAAAATATTTGTGCTGATACGGAACCATACCGGGCATGATTTTTCACTCTATAAACAGAATACCATCCTGCGCAGAATAGAAAAGCGAATGGCAATTCTCCAGGTCGAAAGCATGGCCGATTATGTCACTTATCTCCGCAGCAATTCTCATGAGATCGAACTGCTCTTCAGCGAGCTTCTGATAAGAGTCACTAACTTCTTCAGAGACCGCGAAGCGTTTGAGATGATCAAAGAGAAGGCGCTGCCGCTCCTTTTCAAAGACCGAGCTCCCGGGCAGCCGGTGCGTATCTGGATACCGGCATGCTCGACCGGCGAAGAGGCATATTCCGTAGCCATTATCGTTCAGGAATATATGAGCACGCTGAAAGAAAAATACAAAGTGCAGATCTTTGCTACTGATATCGACAGAGAGGCGATCGATATGGCGCGCACCGGCCTGTATCCCAACAGCATTGCGATAGATGTATCTAATGAGAGGCTGAACCGCTTCTTCATCAAAAAAACCTCCGGTTATAAGATCAGGGAAGAGATCAGGCAGATGATCGTCTTTGCCGTGCAGGATATCGCCAAAGACCCGCCTTTCACGCAGCTGCATATGATAAGCTGCAGAAATGTTCTTATCTATTTTAATGCCGAGTTGCAGAAGAAGGTTATCCCCATGTTCCATTACTCATTGAAGCCCGGAGGCATTCTCTGTTTGGGAACTTCTGAAACCATAGGGGACCATGCCGGCATGTTTTCAACTCTTCACGCTAAATGGAAGATATTCAGGGCAAAGGGGACAGAGGCTATTCATGCATCTCCCTTTGAGTTAAGCACAGCGGCAGCGCCCGTACGGGCCGCCGGGCCGGAAGCGGCACCTGTCATAAAGAAGCGCGAAGAGGTAAACATGGGGGCGTTAGCCGAAAAGATCATTATGTACCACCACGCGCCGCCCTTTGTGATCGTTAACGATAAAGGAGATATCCTCTATTTTTACGGAAAGACCAACAGGTATCTCGAGCCCCATTCCGGAAAAGCGAGCCTTAATATTATCGAAATGGCGCACGAAGACATAAGGCTGGACCTGAGAGCCGCCCTCCGCAAAGCGGTTACACTGGGGAAAGACATAACTGTTGACGGGCTGCAGGTAAAGGCAAACGGCGGTCTCCATACCATTAACCTGGAAGTGCGGCAGCCCGGCCCTCTGCAGGGCCTGCTTATGATTGTGTTCAAGGAGATCACACTGCCCAAAGGACAAAAAGCAGAAAAGGCTATCCCGCCTTCGCTGAAGATGAAACGGCACGTTGCTGAACTGGAACACGAGCTGAGTGCGGCAAAGGAGCAGCTCCAGACCATTATAGAAGAACTTGAAACCACGAATCAGGAACTCAGATCGACAAATGAGGAACTGCAGTCATCGAACGAGGAACTGCAAAGCACCATTGAAGAGATGGATACATCAAAAGAGGAGCTCCAGTCGGTTAATGAGGAGCTTACGACGATCAACGCGGAATTGCAGCTTAAGATGGATGAGGCATCCACGGCAAATGATGATCTAAACAATCTTATCACCGGCACGCAGATCGCCACTATCTTTCTGGACAATTGCCTGCGTATAAAACGCTTTACACCGGCAACGGTCAATGTGCTCAATCTTGTGGATACAGATGTCGGACGCCCTATCGGAGATTTTTCTTTAAAGCTGGACTATCCTGAACTGAAGAAAGATATTGAGAATACGTTGAAGATGCTCACCTTGAACGAGAGGGTGGTTAGACACCATGAAGGCCTATGGTACATGACACGGATACTGCCTTACCGGACCACGGGGAATGTCATTGACGGGGCGGTTATCACCTTTATTGATATTACCGCGCAGAAAAATGCCGAAGAAGCACAGAAGGATGCACTCGCCTATGCCGAAGGCATTGTTGAAACTGTGCGGGAGCCGCTTATTGTTCTTGACGAGGGGCTGCGTGTGATAACGGCAAACAAGTCGTTCTATCAGACATTCAAGATGTCGCAAAGTGATGTTGAGAAGAAACGTATTTATGATCTTGGCAACCGGCAGTGGGACATACCTGCGCTCAGGGAGCTTCTGGAGAAGATACTTCCCAAGAACTCGCAGTTTGAGGATTTTGAGGTTGAGCATGACTTTCAGGATATCGGCTGCAAAAAAATGCTGCTCAACGCCAGCAGGATCCATGAGCACGGCAAACAGACCCAAATGATCCTCCTTGCTATAGAGGACATCACAGGGAGAAAGAAGTAATGGGGCTGACAATCAAAACATCGAACCGGAGAAGATAGAGCATGGAAAAAAAGATCAAGAATTTCGCAAAGCTTCGCAAAGAAGCAGAAGAGCGGCTGAAGCAGCAGACAGAAAGGCTGAAGAGCATCTCTATGCAGGATGTGAAAACCCTTGCTCATGAACTCGCAACACACCAGATAGAGCTGGAGATGCAGAATGAAGAGATGCGCAGGGCGCAGGAGGAACTCGAAGCTTCACGGAGCAGGTATGTCGACCTGTATGATGCGGCGCCGATCGGCTATTTCACTTTTGACAAGAACGGCGTTATAGTTGAAGTCAACCTTACAGGCGCCGCACTTTTGGGTGTTGACCGTCAGCGTTTAATAAACAAGCCGTTATCAGCATTTGTCATTAAAGAGGACTTGAACATCTTCAGGGAGTACCTCATGGAGACGCTGAAAATAGAGGCTTGCCTGATCAGTGAAATATGGCTAAAGAGAAAAGACGGCTCTGTAATCTTTGTCCGGTTACAAAGCGTAGCTGTGAAGGACTGCTCAGCTATTTCAGCTTGTTGCCGCACCGCGATAAGCGACATCACAATTCGTAAAGAGGCAGAGGAGGAGCTGCGGAAGGTATATGTTGAGCTGGACCTGCGCGTTAAGGAACGGACAAAAGATCTGGTTAATGTAAATCAGCAACTCTTGCTGGAAATAGAAGAACGCAAAAAAGCAGAGGGGTCGCTGCTACAGGCGCTCAATGAAGTCAAGCAGTTAAAAGATCTGCTGCGCGAAGAGAATCTCTACCTTCGTGAAGAGGTCGATCTGGTACACTCACATAAACAGATTGTCGGCAATAGTGAAGTAGTCAGGAGCGTTTTAAAGCAGATAGAACAGGTTGCTGGAACAGAGTCAACGGTCGTGATACAGGGGGAGACAGGCACCGGAAAGGAATTGGTGGCAAATGCCATCCATGGCATGAGTTCAAGAAAGGACCGGCTCATGATCAAGATCAACTGTGCCGCCCTGCCGCCGACGCTCATAGAAAGTGAACTCTTCGGCAGGGAGAAGGGCGCTTTTACCGGCTCGCTGTCAAAGCAGTTAGGCCGTTTTGAACTTGCGAATGCTTCAACTATTTTCCTGGATGAGATAGACTCACTGCCGCTGGAACTTCAGGCAAAGCTGCTTCGGGTGCTTGAGAGCGGAGAGTTTGAGCGCCTCGGCAGCTCCCAGACCATGAAGGTCGACGTCAGGATAATTTCGGCTACGAACTGCGATCTTGGCAAGGCTGTCTTTGATGGCAGGTTCAGGGAAGACCTTTACTATCGCCTGAACGTCTTTCAGATCATCGTGCCGCCTCTGCGTGAGCGCCCCGAGGATATATTGCCGCTCATATGGTCTTTTGTGCAGGAGTTCAGCAAGAGGATGGGCAAGCGTATCGAATCAATACCTCAGAAGAGTGTTGAAGCTTTGCAAAGTTATCCCTGGCCGGGCAACGTAAGAGAGCTGAAGAATGTTGTTGAACGCGCGATGATCATCACCACCGGGCCTGTGCTGCTTCTGGATATACCAAAGATCGCGCAGTCAAGCGCAAATCATTCTGAGACTCTTGAAGGATCAGAGAAACGGCACATCATCGAGGCGCTGAACACCACCGGATGGAAGGTAAGCGGCAAGGACGGCGCGGCAAAGATCCTGGGCATCAATCCAAAGACGCTTGAATCGAGGATGCAAAAGCTGGGCATCCAGAGAAATAAGAAAAATGCCTGACAGATCAGGCCCCGCCTTATCCACATATTTTATTTTAGGGCTTATAGTTGCCGCTGGATTCCTTCTGAGAATATATAAGTTATCCTCTCAGAGCATATGGCTGGACGAAGCTTACTCCATATATCACAGCCAACAGGATTTCATACATGTTGTAAATTTAAAAGACCTTTCTCCGCCGCTTTATTATCTCCTGCTTCATTTTTGGATCAAGCTCACAGGTACCTCAGCGTTCTCAATAAGGCTGCTCTCTGTATTCTTCGGGACTGCTTCTATTTATTTCATCTATTTATCAGGCGCACATATTTTCAATAAGAAAGTAGGAATATATTCTGCCCTTTTAGTTGCTGTTTCTCCGGTGCATGTTTACTTTTCACAGGAGGCAAGGACATATTCTCTCTTTTTTTCGCTGACATTATTGTCAATGTATTTTTACTCTAAGTTGAACAAAGCTGCATCGAAGTGGATCATTGCCGGATATTTAATAAGCACTGTTTTTCTCATATACTCACATCTGTATGGTTTACTGATCGTCCTCGTACAGAACCTGCATCAATTTATTGTAAACAGGTTCAGGCTTTCAAAGGAAGTGAAGGCATGGGCCTTGCTGCAATTAATCGTCCTCATGTTTTATATCCCAAGGATGATCCAGCTCCCCGGCATAATCTCGGATAATTATCATTCCTGGATCTCAAGGCCGTCGTTTCTGCAATTAACTTACATCATGTATAATCTTTTTTCAGGAGCTGTGTTCTCATTCTATGGATTAGCATTAATGCTGATATGCTCTTTGCTGGTGCTTAGGTATAAATTCGAAAGAAATACCTTTTTCCCACTCTGGATATTGATACCCATTTTAGTCCCCTTCACTTATTCCTTATTGTTTACTCCGGTCTTTATCCCAAAGTACATTTATTTTGTCTCTTTTCCTTTATACATAATAGCTTCCCGGTCAATCTTCGGAATGAAGGCAGAGATCAGGCCGGTACTTATTTCAGCATTGATAGTTTTATCTATTGCCGCATTGCTTGTGCAGCAGAATAAAACAACAAAAGATCCCTGGAATAAAGCCGCTGAATATATTCAGGCGAGTGGCCGGAAAGAGGATAAAGTGATAATTATGGCTTCGTATGAGATACTGCCGTTCTCATATTATTTCGATCAGGGATGTTTTCATAGTGACGATTTATACGCATGCTCTAATGAAAATGGAATATCCCCGGTTGATTCTCTTGAGGAGGTAAAAAAAATAGATAAGAATGATTTCTGGCTCATAGTTTCCCGCGGGGCATATAACTCGGAAACCCGGGATGTGCTGAAATATGTCAGCGACAATTATACTGAAACAGAGTCCATGGAATACATATTGAATCACAATTCGGAATTAGTGAACAAACTATACAAATATTTTGAGCAAAAGGGTTTGATACACCTTGAGTTCAATAGAATAAAGATAGCGCATTTTCAGAAGAAAGAGGATGGCGCTTAAGAGGGGAGCTGATTCTTAGATAGTATCAATATAATTCCTGACATGTCAGCATACTTCTGATATATCAGAAACCTGCAATTTTTTATTGTCTCATTTTTCCTCACAGCTTTTTCTGAAATCTCAATGTTCTCAACATGATAGAGAATACGATCCTATCAACGGCACTCCTGGCACAGATTCTGCAATGAATAAGACTGAAAGACAAATTGACAGTGCGGTTGATATTCACTGATAACAAAATTCAGCAGGTTATCAGATGATTAAAAAGGAGGTTTGCATACTGAAAAGATATTGATCGGCTTAACTCGTAATTTGACAACATAACCTAAAAAAACAAAGGAGAAGAAGATGAAAAAACTTACATCAATAATTGCAATGAACATTATCGCTTTAGTCCTCGTAGTAACAGGCGCGTTTGCCGCTGATATGATGAATGACAGAAGCGCAACCACACAATGGGCAAGCAATCTGATCGGGACCACTGTTAAAAACCTTCAGGGAGAAACTCTGGGGACTATCACAGACCTGACGATCAGCAACAACATAGTTACATTCGCGGTCATTACACACGGCGGCGCGCTTGCAATAGGAGATAAACTTATACCGGTGCCAATGAACGCCCTGAAGATCACCGATAATAAGAACGCGACTCTTGATGCCAGCAAAGAGAAGCTCGCAACTGCCCCGAATTATGAAAAGAACAGCAAACAATGGCCTGACTTTTCAAATCGTAAATATGCTGAAGATACATATAGATTCTACGGCGTAGAGCTCTATTGGGAAGCAAGCGACATGGAACATATGATGGAAAAAGAAGCTAAGTAAATACATTAGTGATAAAGCTGTAAGATCCGTATAGGTCGTTCAGGCAGCCATTGGTCAACCAGTGGCTGCCTTTGAATGATATAGGAGATAACATGGACGATATATTTAAAAGCCTCTATGCCTGCATGAAAGAAGGGGACAGCTTATTCAATTTTCTAAGTGATGAAGATATCAGGAACCTGTCTGCTTTCTTTGAAATTAAGAGTATACTTGCAGGCGGGATGTTATGGAAAAAAGAAGACCCTTACGATTACATAGCATTTATTGTTTCAGGCAGTGTGGAGATAAAGAAAGAGACAGAGTTCGAGGGAAGGGAACTGGTCGTTGGCATATACAGCAAGGGCGCATTATGTATTCTTGACGAAAGCCTCAGGGCAGTTACGGCAGAGGCAACTGAAGATGTAACTCTTGCGATCATTACTCAGAAGAACCTGGATAAACTGATCGAAACAAATCCTAAATTGGGAGCAGATCTCTTAAAGGGTATGCTGCATACCGTATCGTTTCGTTTAAGAAAGTCCATTGACCGCCTCGCAGTCTTTTTCTGATCTGTCAGACCTGAAGTAGACATAAAAATTCCTGACATGTCAGCACCCTCCTGATATATCAGAACCCTGCATTTTTTTAAATTATCATTCCCTCGTCATAGCCTTCCGTAAACATCAATGTTTTCAAGAGGATAGGGTCTCCTGCCATATTAATAACAATCCTGGCACACATTCTGCTATTCAATATATAGCAAACAGCAAAGCATCTTCACAATGGATGTAATAGGTGTTAAAATTATTTCATTAAACAAAAACGAGTTAATGAAAGGAGGGTAAAAATGGGATTCGTCATCGGAGTTCTGGTTGTGGTAGCTTTAGTTTTCGGAATCATGTATTTAGCGAAGCGCACATAAAAAAAGGAGGGTAAAATGGATTTTGTCATTGGAATTCTGGTTATTGTAGCTTTAGTCTTTGGGATCATGTATTTAATGCAGCGGACATAAGTATCTTATGCAAGAAACCTTAACACTTGCAAAGACCGATAAAGGGAGAAAACATGAAGGCAGCACAAATATGGCTTATGGTTTTTACAATAGCAATGGTCTCTATCGCATCCCAGGTTTCAGCATCCGATAAACCATCTAATTATATGGTGCTCAAGGGCGGTATTTATTCACCCAGTGAGGAATATGACCTGGATAATTTCAACGGAGGATACGAGAGCCGCCTGGATACCAAGACCGGATTTAATGGTGAGATCGCTTTAGGCCATTACTTCCTCCCAATCTTATCCGTAGAACTTGGCGCCGGATATTTTGAAAGCAAAGGGTCACCATCAGCAGAGCCGGGCGAAACCAGACTGAAGGTTGTCCCTGTGCTTGCTACAGCAAAGGTGTATCTCCCGGTGGGAATCATAGAGCCGTATGGAGAGTTTGGTATAGGAGCCTATTTCACCAAGCTTGAGGTGAACGGCAATCTCAGCAGTTTCGAAGGTTCCTCAAAGATAACCTATGGATTGCATGGCGGTGTCGGATTGAATGTCAACCTCACCGATGAGGTATTCGTAGGTATCGAAGGGAGATATCTTTGGGCCAAACCTTCCTTTGGTGGGCAGAACGTCAATATAGACGGGTTCACAACTACGGCTGACCTGGGCTTTCGCTTCTAAGGTTGGCCATAAACTTCAGCACATTTGATTACTGCCAGCTGGCAAAAGTGATTCGACAGCCGGCAGTAAGAAGGAGGGTGAAATGGATTTCGTAATCGGAGTTTTGGTTGTAGTAGCTTTAGTATTTGGGATCATGTATTTAATGCAGCGGACATAAGAACCTTATGTAAGATGTCTTATGTGTTGCCACTGGTCTTGTTGTTGACATTCTGAGGGATGACAACGTTTGAAAAGGTCATTCGTTGCCATCCCTTTATACATTATTCTTGATAGCTGCATTGATAATTAATAAAAGCATCGGGCCATCACTTGTTTAAGGCGGATAAAAGAAAAATATATTATGCAGATAGATATCCATAATATTACAAAAATGTATAAAGAAAAAAGAGGGCTTCTGTCGGCCAGTTTCGGGGTGGAAAAAGGAGAACTTATCGCCCTCGTCGGGCATAATGGAGCGGGTAAATCTACACTCTTGAAAATATTATCCAGCTGGCACCTTCCTGACAGCGGACATGTCTTAGTGGACGGCATCGATCTGAAGAACAGATTGGATGTTGTGAGGAAGATAGGTTTTGTACCGGAAACCCCCAATCTCTTTGATTTCTTTTCAGTTGAATATAACCTCAAAATATTTGCCCGTCTTTTCGGAGTCCCTTTCCTGCGGATAGAAGATATCCTGAAGGAATTCGACCTGATGGCATTTCGCAACAACAAGATACAGGTACTGTCAAAAGGGTTAAGGCAGAGGGTAAGCATCGGTCGCGCTCTTTTGGCAGACCCTCCCGTGCTTCTGTTTGATGAACCCACATCAGGCATAGACTTTGATATGACGAAAGAGATCTACAGGCTGATGAAAGATTTCCATGCTTCAGGAAAGACTATCATCTTTACTTCCCACCGGCCTGAAGAGATAAAGACACTTGCAACCCGCATAATTGTCCTGCATCAGGGATCTATGGTCTTCGATGGTTCACCACAACAATATTTCCAATCAGAAGTTCATGAAAAGCTATATCAATGATGCTGAGAAATATCATTACATTAACATTAAATGATCTGGCCATCGCATTTAAGAACAAGACGATCTTTCTGATCCTCTTTATCCCTTTCTTTGTATTTTTCTCTTTGAAGTTAGTGGATGTTTCGGATACGGATTTTAAAAAGATCAATATCGGGCTTATTCAAAAAGAGATGTATGCTCCTGTTATTCTGCAGGCAATCAGATCAGCAGATAGAGTATTTACAGTTTCTTTTGTTTCTGATGAAGCGGAAGGCAAACTATGGTTAAAAGAAAAAAAGATAGACGGCATGTTAGTAAGGTCTGAAAAGTATGAAAACAGTTTAGATCTTATAGTCTTGAAAAAAGAGTCGATGCAGGCCCTTTCAATAGTGGAGAGCTTTTCAGCATTGCAAATAGCAGCAGAAGGGCATAGCGTAAACTGGATCTCTGATATTAAGCCTCTTCAGAAAGGCGGGATCGAAAAACAGACTTTGCCTACCTGGATCCTGATGCTGGTTTTAATGGTAAGCTTCATTATAATGCCTTCGCAGGTTGCCGAAGAGAAGGAAAAGAAATTGCTTCTTGCCCTTTTGCAGACCCCCATGCGGGAGATTGAGTGGCTTATCGCTAAATTGTTTTCAGGCATGATCTTAATATTCATAGCAGTCCTCTTCCTCCATCTGATGGGTGGATTTGATTTCGGTAATGTCCTGAGCTATGCCGCATTTATATTGGCCGGCAGTTTCTGTTTCAGTTCTTACGGGATATTTTTGGGTTTTTTATGCCGCAATCAGGCGAGCGCCAGAACTTTAGGGCTTATTTTTTATCTGCCGCATCTGCTTCCTTCTGCGTTATCGGATTTTTCAAAAAAATTAACTGCCGTTGCACCCTTTTTGCCTTCTTACCAGTTTTTTGAGCCGGTCAGGTCGATACTCCTGGATGGCGGCAGAATATCAAATCTGTCATTTGAATGGATTTACCTTCTTGCAGTCGGGCTGTTAACCTTTTTCCTGGCATATCTTTTAATGAAAAAGCGCTGGCTGATGTAAATGGAATTCTCACAGTAAAACAGGAGACTAAAATGTTCTTAAAAAAACAGACATCAATATCCCACGAATACTCAGAGAGTATAGTCGATACTGTGCGTGAACCATTGATCGTTCTGGATCAGGACCTAAGGGTAGTCACCGCCAGCCGATCCTTTTATGAGGTTTTCAAGGTAATGCCGAAAAATACCGTGGGGCAGCTTATTTATAACCTGGGCAATAAACAGTGGGATATCCCCAGGCTTCGGGAACTCCTGGAAACCATCCTGCCTGAAAAGGCAACCTTTGATGACTATGAGGTTGAACATAATTTTTCTACCATAGGCAGGCGCACCATGCTGTTAAATGCCCGGAGGATACCCAATCCGCCTGAAAAACTTAAAGTTATTCTCCTGGCTATCGAAGATATCACACAGCGCAAGATTGCGGAAAAATCTTATCTTGATTTAGCAGCAATTGTTAATACATCTGTCGACGGCATTATCGGAAAAACTTTGGAGGGAGATATTGTCAGCTGGAACAAAGGGGCAGAAAAAATATACGGCTATACAGAAGAAGAGGTGCAGGGTAAAAATATTTCTTTATTAGCTCCACCCGATTATCAGGAAGAAATATTTGACCATCTTAAAAAGCTGCAGTCCGGAGAAGTGATTGATAATTATGAAACAAAGCGTGTAAGAAAAGACGGGGTAGTAATTGATATCTCTCTGTCTCTTTCATCGATCAAGGACAAGTTTGGAAAGATTTACGGCGTGTCAGCCATTATGCACGACATAACCGAACAACAAAAGGCAAAGCAGGTGCTGACGGTCAGTGAATACTCCGAGAGCATCATCAATACCGTTCGTGAACCATTGATCGTTCTGGATCAGGATCTAAGAGTGGTCACGGTCAGCCGGTCTTTCTATGAATTCTTCAAGGTCAAACCTGAAGAGACAGTTGGGCAGCTTATCTATGACTTGGGAAATAAACAGTGGGATATTCCCAAACTGCGGGAATTACTTGAGACCATCCTTCCACAAAAAACAACCTTTGACAACTACGAGGTTGAACACGATTTTGCCACAATCGGCAGGCGCATTATGCTTTTGAATGCCCGGCAGATCCATAGAGTGTTGGGAAAGGAGCGTATCATTCTTTTGGCTATCGAGGACATCACCGAGCGTAAGGAGATAGAAGCCGGCCTTGAAAAGACCCGGAAAGAACTGGAGGTCATAAAAAAATCCGCGGATGAAGTCAGTGAATTCGCCGAGAGTGTCATCAACACTGTGCGTGAACCTTTAATATCTTTGGA from Thermodesulfovibrionia bacterium includes the following:
- a CDS encoding PAS domain S-box protein, coding for MFLKKQTSISHEYSESIVDTVREPLIVLDQDLRVVTASRSFYEVFKVMPKNTVGQLIYNLGNKQWDIPRLRELLETILPEKATFDDYEVEHNFSTIGRRTMLLNARRIPNPPEKLKVILLAIEDITQRKIAEKSYLDLAAIVNTSVDGIIGKTLEGDIVSWNKGAEKIYGYTEEEVQGKNISLLAPPDYQEEIFDHLKKLQSGEVIDNYETKRVRKDGVVIDISLSLSSIKDKFGKIYGVSAIMHDITEQQKAKQVLTVSEYSESIINTVREPLIVLDQDLRVVTVSRSFYEFFKVKPEETVGQLIYDLGNKQWDIPKLRELLETILPQKTTFDNYEVEHDFATIGRRIMLLNARQIHRVLGKERIILLAIEDITERKEIEAGLEKTRKELEVIKKSADEVSEFAESVINTVREPLISLDQDLRVVTVSRSFYEFFKVKPEETVGQLIYDLGNKQWDIPKLRELLETILPQKTSFDNYEVEHDFATIGRRIMLLNARQIEQGMGKERIILLAIEDITERKEIEAGLEKAHEELKELATELERTAQVKSEFLANMSHELRTPLNSINGFSEVLYDETFGPLNEKQKKYVNNVLTSGKHLLLLINQILDMAKVEAGKMNLALSSLPMKSLLNEISLLVADMVSKKKIEMLIEIAEDLPNIEADDLKVKEILYNLLSNAVKFTPEGGRIGMRASTRKADNEIEIVVWDTGVGIAPENMEKIFEGFFRVDTPYSRVTEGTGLGLPLSRKLVELHGGKLSARSEGLGKGTSIRFTLPIISKRGE